A stretch of the Alnus glutinosa chromosome 6, dhAlnGlut1.1, whole genome shotgun sequence genome encodes the following:
- the LOC133871341 gene encoding protein S-acyltransferase 21: MARRHGWQLPAHTFQVVAITVFFLLSVAYYAFLAPFLGKEIYEYVAAGVYSVLALSVFILYVRCTAIDPADPGILLEAGKTSAYKARNDTGNASAIEEPIKIGLKDGGRSRRHSSSCCSKLGGFFCGFLVKEDCRRDDLLQQQSGDEDALFCTLCNAEVRKFSKHCRSCDKCVDGFDHHCRWLNNCVGRKNYMTFVCLMAVSLVWLIVECGVGIAVLVRCFVDKKGTENQIAEKLGVGFSRPPFATVVALCTAVSFLATVPLGELFFFHMILIRKGITTYEYVVAMRTQSEPPGPSLDGGDQQSLASSPTSSAVTAISGKSSLGMGLQYKGAWCTPPRIFMDHQDEIIPHLEPGRLPSTVDPDAVQSSDMGKKAPQRPVRISAWKLAKLDSNEAIKAAAKARASSSVLRPVGSRHHPYDADRISSSNVSGRSSPISTDQGFHNRNARAGTLRLSPPRSSYPASLVSKEDSETCQHSISNLSSPQLSNIAPSPLEQQTVNVDHFNPIYQSSADQSPSSRRQSEQHEIAARENVARMPMRNNNLGLAENTRSSVYWDQEAGRFVSSSSRGFGSELLYTGQSIFFGGPVVNEQPPRGSRSGSSGAASLDRGSTSSYYQQGRSQRGGQLPVFVPSDSRQNQFSSSSRLP; the protein is encoded by the exons ATGGCTCGGCGTCATGGATGGCAACTACCGGCTCACACATTTCAG GTTGTGGCTATAACggtttttttcttgctctctgTTGCATATTATGCATTTTTGGCCCCATTTCTGGGCAAGGAAATCTATGAATATGTGGCTGCTGGTGTTTATTCTGTCTTG GCACTCTCTGTATTCATTCTTTATGTTCGATGCACGGCTATTGATCCTGCTGATCCTGGAATTCTGCTTGAAGCTGGCAAGACATCTGCCTATAAAGCACGCAATGACACAG GGAATGCATCTGCTATTGAAGAACCCATCAAGATAGGATTAAAGGATGGAGGAAGATCTCGTAGGCATAGTTCGAGTTGTTGTTCAAAACTTGGAGGTTTCTTTTGTGGTTTTCTTGTAAAAGAAGATTGTCGCAGAGATGATCTTCTACAGCAACAATCTGGAGATGAGGATGCTTTATTTTGCACATTGTGTAATGCTGAG gtACGTAAGTTCAGCAAACATTGTAGAAGTTGTGACAAATGCGTTGATGGATTTGATCATCATTGTCGG TGGTTGAATAACTGTGTGGGGAGGAAAAATTACATGACATTTGTGTGCCTTATGGCAGTGAGCCTTGTTTGG CTTATTGTTGAATGCGGGGTTGGCATTGCGGTGCTTGTCCGGTGCTTTGTTGATAAAAAGGGTACAGAGAATCAAATAGCTGAGAAACTTGGAGTTGGATTCTCCCGGCCGCCCTTTGCTACTGTGGTG GCCTTATGCACAGCTGTTTCTTTTCTGGCCACTGTGCCTTTGGGGGAGCTATTCTTTTTCCACATGATTCTGATTCGAAAG GGTATTACCACATATGAGTATGTCGTTGCCATGAGAACACAAAGTGAACCGCCTGGACCATCTCTAGACGGTGGTGATCAGCAAAGTCTGGCATCATCACCAACCAGTTCAGCTGTGACTGCTATAAGTGGCAAAAGCTCTCTTGGAATGGGCTTGCAATATAAAGGTGCTTGGTGTACCCCTCCAAGAATCTTCATGGACCACCAG GATGAAATTATACCACATTTGGAGCCCGGACGCCTACCATCCACGGTGGATCCAGATGCAGTGCAGTCATCTGACATGGGGAAAAAAGCACCCCAGCGTCCAGTCCGAATCAGTGCATGGAAACTTGCTAAATTGGATTCTAATGAAGCAATTAAAGCGGCCGCAAAAGCTAGAGCATCATCATCTGTGCTTCGTCCAGTTGGTTCTCGACATCATCCATACGATGCTGATCGTATATCCAGTAGCAATGTGAGTGGAAGAAGCAGTCCAATCAGTACCGATCAAGGGTTTCACAATAGAAATGCTAGAGCTGGAACATTGAGGTTATCTCCTCCCAGAAGCTCGTATCCAGCCAGTCTTGTCAGCAAGGAAGATAGTGAAACATGCCAGCATAGTATTAGTAACCTTAGCAGTCCTCAACTCTCCAACATTGCACCTTCACCGTTGGAGCAGCAAACTGTAAACGTAGATCACTTCAATCCTATTTATCAATCATCGGCAGATCAATCTCCTTCATCAAGGAGACAAAGTGAACAACATGAAATTGCAGCTCGCGAGAATGTAGCACGAATGCCGATGAGAAATAACAACTTGGGTCTTGCAGAAAACACAAGATCTTCAGTCTACTGGGATCAAGAGGCCGGGCGTTTTGTTTCTTCGTCTTCCAGAGGTTTTGGATCAGAGCTATTGTACACAGGTCAATCAATATTTTTTGGTGGCCCTGTTGTGAATGAACAGCCGCCCAGAGGGTCAAGAAGTGGCAGCTCAGGGGCTGCTAGCCTGGATAGAGGTTCTACATCAAGTTACTATCAGCAAGGTAGATCACAGAGGGGTGGTCAGCTTCCTGTCTTTGTTCCAAGTGATTCCCGACAAAACCAGTTCTCTTCTAGTTCTAGATTGCCTTGA
- the LOC133871722 gene encoding LOW QUALITY PROTEIN: protein MLO-like (The sequence of the model RefSeq protein was modified relative to this genomic sequence to represent the inferred CDS: deleted 1 base in 1 codon), protein MAASAPGERSLQQTPTWAIAVVCAGFVTLSLLIEHGIHSIGKWFQKRRKKAMSEALEKIKADPARFRFADSGFSTTPGVTWIVSLTYSHPTKHAMRDCRIGIGCNKFFHSVSKVDYLTMRHGFINAHFASNSKFNFHKYIKRSYMEDDFKMVVGISIPLWIFALILVLLNVYKWYTLACVSLAPLFILLLVGTKLELIIIEMAQEIQDRATGAPVVEPSNKYFWFNRPQWILFLIHFTLFQNAFQMAYFFVDLYAQHEFGITPCFQENLPATLTRISLGVALLFLCSYITFPLYALMGSHMKKAIFEEQTAKALKKWQQAAKDRRKLIRKGGVVDSPSGFMSGENTPSRGTSPLHLLHKCRPSNKSDIEGAFSSPRSYHSDADLSEIEGSMTDRHDSRRQDQPAGANEESHTIDFTFG, encoded by the exons ATGGCTGCTAGTGCTCCAGGAGAAAGGTCTCTGCAACAGACACCTACATGGGCTATCGCGGTTGTATGTGCTGGATTTGTGACTCTATCTTTGTTAATAGAACATGGAATTCATTCCATTGGAAAG TGGTTTCAGAAACGCAGGAAGAAGGCCATGAGTGAAGCCCTGGAGAAAATTAAAGCTG aCCCAGCAAGATTTAGGTTCGCTGACTCTGGCTTCTCAACCACGCCTGGAGTCACATGGATTGTAAGCTTAACATACAGCCACCCAACCAAGCACGCTATGCGTGATTGTCGGATTGGAATTGGCTGCAATAAATTCTTTCATTCTGTGTCAAAGGTGGACTATTTGACCATGCGTCATGGATTTATAAAT GCACATTTCGCTTCAAACAGTAAATTTAATTTCCATAAGTATATTAAAAGATCC TATATGGAAGATGATTTTAAAATGGTCGTGGGAATCAG TATTCCTCTATGGATTTTTGCCCTCATCTTAGTGCTTCTCAATGTCTACa AATGGTACACGCTCGCCTGCGTGTCATTAGCACCCCTCTTT ATACTTCTACTGGTGGGCACGAAGCTTGAACTTATCATTATAGAGATGGCTCAAGAAATTCAAGATCGAGCTACGGGAGCTCCAGTGGTAGAGCCAAGCAACAAGTACTTTTGGTTTAATCGACCCCAGTGGATTCTTTTCTTGATTCATTTTACCTTGTTCCAG AATGCTTTCCAAATGGCATATTTTTTTGTGGATTTGT ATGCCCAGCATGAGTTTGGGATCACACCATGTTTCCAAGAAAACTTGCCTGCAACACTGACGAGGATTTCCCTTGGAGTAGCCCTTCTGTTCCTATGCAGCTATATCACCTTCCCTCTCTATGCCTTG ATGGGATCTCATATGAAGAAAGCTATATTTGAGGAACAAACAGCAAAGGCTCTCAAGAAATGGCAGCAGGCTGCAAAGGATAGAAGGAAGTTGATCAGGAAAGGTGGAGTAGTAGATAGTCCTTCAGGGtttatgagtggagaaaacacACCAAGCCGGGGAACATCACCCTTGCATTTGCTCCACAAGTGCCGGCCGTCCAATAAATCAGACATTGAAGGTGCTTTCAGTTCCCCAAGATCTTACCACTCTGATGCTGACCTTTCAGAGATTGAGGGTTCCATGACTGACAGGCATGATTCAAGAAGACAAGATCAACCAGCTGGAGCAAATGAAGAATCACACACCATTGATTTTACCTTTggttaa
- the LOC133870862 gene encoding uncharacterized protein LOC133870862, which produces MAAVSSSLISMRNPQAQLSPGSTMKPSNQFLGNAAPSNLLLNTNRVGKLQLCTSRRPLIVQAGYSDHGRPSSASIFVGGFVLGGLIVGTLGCVYAPQISKTLAGAGADRKDLMRKLPKFIYDEEKALERTRKVLAEKIAQLNSAIDGVSTQLRSEEEPNGVDVISDEVEAVI; this is translated from the exons ATGGCTGCTGTCTCGAGTTCGTTGATTTCGATGAGAAATCCTCAAGCCCAGTTATCTCCTG GATCTACTATGAAGCCATCGAACCAATTtcttgggaatgcagccccctCCAACTTGTTGCTTAATACCAATCGTGTAGGGAAATTGCAACTTTGTACATCCAGAAGGCCGCTCATAGTTCAAGCTGGGTACAG TGATCATGGAAGGCCAAGCAGTGCAAGCATCTTTGTAGGTGGCTTTGTTTTGGGAGGACTCATAGTTGGCACACTCGGTTGTGTATATGCACCTCAG ATCAGCAAAACACTAGCTGGAGCTGGAGCTGACAGAAAGGATTTGATGAGGAAACTGCCCAAATTCATATATGATGAAGAAAAGGCCTTGGAG AGAACACGGAAAGTACTGGCTGAGAAGATTGCACAGCTGAACTCCGCCATAGATGGTGTTTCTACTCAGCTCCGATCAGAAGAAGAGCCAAATGGTGTGGATGTGATCTCAGATGAAGTTGAAGCTGTCATATAA
- the LOC133871947 gene encoding MLO-like protein 9, with translation MAGGGEGATPARELDQTPTWAVAVVCAVIVVISIILEKVLHMVGEWFRERKKNALFEALEKVKGELMVLGFISLLLTFGQSYISRICIPIKVADTMLPCPLRGGGLHQEPQNEPQKGEGEHHRKLLRYDRRYLAAEGGGPGCKLGHVPLISVNGLHQLHIFIFFLAVFHVIYSAITMMLGRLKIRGWKEWERDSINDPEFMNDPTRFRLTHETSFVKDHASFWTKSPVTFYFVCFFRQFFRSVRKADYLALRHGFITVHLAPGSKFDFQKYIKRSLEDDFKVVVGISPLLWGSVVVFLLVNVSGWDAMVWVSILPLVVILAVGTKLQGIITNMALEIKERHAVVQGIPLVQVSDRHFWFSWPRLVLYLIHFVLFQNAFEITYFFWIWYEFGLRSCFHEDFALIILRVVLGVGVQIVCSYATLPLYALVTQMGSTMKKSIFDEQTSRALKEWRRKAVKKKNDGRGPSSPRALNGSSPGDSPVQSPTHANPRNHAYGAEADGFSPKQTVDIMAGVHLPREQRSTSNDGFRDLLSGP, from the exons ATGGCGGGAGGCGGTGAAGGTGCCACTCCTGCAAGGGAGCTCGATCAGACCCCAACGTGGGCTGTCGCGGTGGTTTGTGCGGTTATCGTGGTGATTTCTATAATTTTGGAGAAAGTTCTTCATATGGTTGGAGAG TGGTttcgagaaagaaaaaagaacgcTTTGTTTGAAGCTCTGGAGAAAGTTAAAGGCG AGCTTATGGTTTTAGGCTTTATTTCTTTACTCTTAACGTTTGGGCAAAGCTACATTTCTAGAATTTGTATTCCCATAAAGGTTGCAGATACAATGTTACCTTGCCCCCTTAGAGGAGGGGGCCTGCATCAAGAACCACAGAATGAGCCTCAGAAGGGCGAGGGGGAGCATCATCGCAAGCTCCTACGGTATGACCGTAGATATCTCGCAGCTGAGGGCGGAGGTCCAGGTTGCAAGCTG GGGCACGTGCCGCTTATATCAGTGAATGGTTTGCATCAGTTACATATCTTCATATTCTTTTTAGCAGTATTCCATGTGATATACAGTGCCATAACAATGATGCTTGGAAGATTAAAG ATTCGTGGGTGGAAGGAATGGGAACGGGATAGCATTAATGACCCTGAATTCATGAATG ATCCTACAAGATTCAGGCTTACTCATGAGACATCGTTTGTTAAGGATCACGCTAGTTTCTGGACTAAATCACCGGTCACCTTCTACTTT GTCTGCTTCTTTCGACAATTCTTCCGGTCTGTTCGTAAGGCTGACTACTTGGCCTTGCGACATGGATTTATCACT GTTCATTTAGCACCTGGAAGTAAGTTTGACTTTCAGAAATATATCAAGAGATCATTAGAAGATGACTTCAAGGTGGTTGTGGGAATAAG TCCACTACTATGGGGTTCGGTTGTGGTCTTTCTGCTTGTTAATGTTAGTG GATGGGATGCTATGGTTTGGGTGTCCATACTTCCTCTAGTT GTGATATTGGCAGTCGGGACAAAGCTTCAAGGCATAATAACGAATATGGCACTTGAAATCAAAGAAAGGCATGCAGTGGTCCAAGGAATACCTCTAGTGCAAGTCTCTGACAGGCATTTTTGGTTTAGTTGGCCTCGATTAgttctttatctcatccattTCGTCTTGTTCCAG AACGCATTCGAGATAACATATTTCTTTTGGATATGG TATGAGTTCGGGTTGAGATCTTGTTTTCACGAGGATTTTGCTCTCATAATTTTAAGGGTTGTCCTCGG GGTAGGAGTCCAAATTGTGTGCAGCTATGCCACACTTCCACTGTACGCCCTTGTTACTCAG ATGGGATCAACGATGAAGAAGTCAATCTTTGACGAACAAACTTCGAGGGCCTTAAAAGAGTGGCGTAGAAAGGCtgtaaagaagaagaatgatggGAGAGGACCATCTTCGCCCCGGGCTTTGAACGGAAGCAGCCCCGGTGACTCACCTGTGCAATCCCCAACGCATGCAAATCCTCGCAACCATGCGTATGGTGCGGAAGCAGATGGGTTTTCTCCTAAACAAACAGTAGACATCATGGCCGGCGTGCATCTTCCACGGGAGCAACGTTCGACGAGCAACGATGGCTTCCGCGACCTACTAAGTGGACCTTGA